Within the Trichoderma breve strain T069 chromosome 3, whole genome shotgun sequence genome, the region TCTCGCCTCGCAGCATCCGGCAGATATCCGCTGGCAGCATTGTCGGTCAGTAAACCATCCAATGCAGAGTTTCACTCGGCTATTGCTATTCGCCACTCTCAAAGAAGAACCAGTTGATTCTCATGCCCTCCCCTTAGGATTTGGAACTGGTCTCctcgtttctttcttttcccgcACCCTTGTATTCATTGGTGGAGTGATGGCGGCATTTTACCATGTAAGTGCTTACGTGACTGTCAACTCCTACGCCTAGTGTCTTCCTTGACAATGGTTTTAACACAATCAAGCTCGCCTCCTCATATGGGCTAGGCCTACCGAGCATTGTTCATTCTCACAAGCTTCTCACGGATAAGATCCCCCTCTTAAAATATGGCACAGGAAATGGCTGGTTTGTAGCATCCTTCGGCTTAAccttcatcttggcggcaTTTGTACGCCTCTAGGATGAGAGTTCctttttctaattttttttctctcatctcttcttttgacTGTTTTGAGAGGACTACTCCTAATCAATGTGCCGGGTCTCCCTTGTCAACCACGCTGTCGTAAGAGCATCATCCTCGAAGAACCCCTTGGTCTTCTCCAAAATTTCTGCGTTAGACGCATTTAACCACGCCTTCTCAGCTGCCGTGAGCAGGCTCTCATCTATCAGGTTCCTGCAGTAGGGGACCATGGTCACATGCTCAAACCCTAGGAACGGCTTGTCACCAAAGGAATACTTTGTCTTGACCTCCTTGACCATGACGATGTTCTCGATTCGGATTCCGAAACGGCCATCTTCATAGTATCCTGGTTCGTTTGATATGACATTTCCAGGAGCCAATGGAACTTCAGTGTACTGAATTCGGGTTCCAATACCGATGGGGCCCTCGTGGACATTCAAGAAAGACCCAACACCGTGGCCGGTACCATGTCGATAGTCTAATCCAGTACTCTGCTACTAGTTAGTAGAGTGAATACTTGCGAGGATTTGTAAACTTACCCAGAGATGCTGCCTAGCCAGTGAATCAAGAGCAAATCCAGTCGTTCCCTTGGGGAAGACGGCCATGTCCAAGGCAATGTTACCCTTTAGAACCAGTGTGTAGGCCTCTCTCTCGGCATCTGTAGGCTCTCCGAAATGCAGCGTCCGTGTCGTATCAGTTGTGCCGTCCAAAAACTGCGCTCCTGAATCACACAGGTATATGGCCTTTGGGTCAATGGTAGCGCAATTTCCACGTTCGGGGCCGTAATGAATAACAGCCGCGCTATACGTGTTTGTCAGTGTATGGCCGGTGCTGGGGATATACCGAAAGGGATGCAGAGAGAATGGTATACTTACTTTGCACCAGTTGATGAGATGGTCGGGAATGATAGTCCGACAAAGTGCTCATGCTTAGATCGCAGTGCTTCCAACTTGTCAGCAGCCTCTACTTCGTCGAGCACAGCCTTTTTGTTTATGAGCTGGTCCTCGAGCCATGCGAAATACTCAATCAGAGCAGCACCGTCTCGGATGTGGCACGCTCGCATTCCCTCCATTTCGGTCTCGTTCTTGACTGCTTTGGAATCACCAACTGGACTGCGGATCTCTTCAACTCCTGAGTCACCACCCAGTGCTCTCTTCAAGGCCCAAGAACCCTTATTAGACATGAGGAAGCTGCCTGCGTTACCGCTCTCCGCGCCCTGAGTAGAGGCCACAAACTGCTGGTGAAGCTGCTCCGCATCGCGGAAGAAGGCGTCGTATGGCTTGATGGCAACGTCGAATTTAGCCAAGTGCTCACGGCACTCTCCATCCAGCTTGGACTCGTCCACGTACAATGCTGCCCCTTTTGGCGTGATAACGGCgtacgagaagaagacggggTTGTAAGGGATATCGTTGCCGCGCAAGTTGAAAAGCCAAGCTACCTCATCGAGCATCGAAATGAACACTCCGGgagatttcttcttctcaagctcgGAAATGAGGTCGGATAGCTTGGCCTGTACTGACTTGCCAGCGAATTTCTCAGATAG harbors:
- a CDS encoding metallopeptidase family m24 domain-containing protein yields the protein MVKANTTERLAQLRALMKEHNVQVYVVPSEDSHSSEYIASCDARREFISGFTGSAGCAVITETAAALATDGRYFNQAAQQLDDNWTLLKQGLQDVPTWQEWAAEQSAGGKKVAVDSTLITGSAAKKLAEKIRKSGGSDLVPLDVNLVDAVWGGERPARPQQRITVLSEKFAGKSVQAKLSDLISELEKKKSPGVFISMLDEVAWLFNLRGNDIPYNPVFFSYAVITPKGAALYVDESKLDGECREHLAKFDVAIKPYDAFFRDAEQLHQQFVASTQGAESGNAGSFLMSNKGSWALKRALGGDSGVEEIRSPVGDSKAVKNETEMEGMRACHIRDGAALIEYFAWLEDQLINKKAVLDEVEAADKLEALRSKHEHFVGLSFPTISSTGANAAVIHYGPERGNCATIDPKAIYLCDSGAQFLDGTTDTTRTLHFGEPTDAEREAYTLVLKGNIALDMAVFPKGTTGFALDSLARQHLWSTGLDYRHGTGHGVGSFLNVHEGPIGIGTRIQYTEVPLAPGNVISNEPGYYEDGRFGIRIENIVMVKEVKTKYSFGDKPFLGFEHVTMVPYCRNLIDESLLTAAEKAWLNASNAEILEKTKGFFEDDALTTAWLTRETRHID